The Tursiops truncatus isolate mTurTru1 chromosome 16, mTurTru1.mat.Y, whole genome shotgun sequence genome contains the following window.
TCTGCCCCCTGAGGCGTGGGGAGCAGCCCTGGCTCGGAGAGGGAGGCCAGCGCGGCGGCCTGGGGAGCTAGGGGTGGGGCAGCGGTGCCTGCCTGCCAGTGACCAGAGAGGGTGACACCTGGCCACGGTCCCCGCCAAGGCAGGAAGGGCCAGCTCCTCCCCCCGGACTTCAgcctccctgccctccaagggTAGGACTAGCCCAGCAGGCGGGGCAGGCCACCCCTGGCCAGCAGGAGGGGGAGTGCACCCACGGCACTAGCTTCTGAGGCCTCGGGCCGGCAGGTGTGCGTCACGCTGATGCCTCAGAGCCCCCTTCAGACGCGGCCAGCTGCCCCGGGCagcgaggaaactgaggcccagagggctgCAGACTCTCCCGGCCTCATGAGAGCCTACAGCAAAGCCCGGCTGCAGTGCGAGGTGGGGACCCTCAGCCTCCATCACACTGAGCCCCCAGACTGCTGCCCAGCATCTGTGTCTAACAGGCATTTCAAATCCACGTGTCCAAAAGCAAGTTCCAGGTCTGTCCCCAAACCCCACCCTCCGAGCCCTTCCCCGTGCTGGTCAGTCTCTCAGGCGGAAGACTGTTCTCCACAGCGTCCAGAGTtgaccctcctcccctcctcctctgccatcACTTGACCTGAGCAATGTCTCCCAGGGTTTTGTCATGGCAAAACCCACTGATTGGTTTTTAGATCTTTCCCTTGCTGGGTCTCCACACGGCGGCCACGGTGACCTTCACCCTGAGTCAGGTCACTCCTTTGTCCGGAGTCCCGACGCCTCCTGTCTCACATGCTGCACCCTGGGCCCCCAGGTGTGTATTGTCTGGCCAGACCACTCCCCTGCTGATCACCTTCCCCTACACTGGCCTCAGGACCTTGGCACCTGCTGTCCTTTTTGCCTCGAACCTCCCTCTTTTATCCCAGGAAGCTGCACAGCTAACACCATCAGTCTGTCTCAGGGCCCCTCCCCGAGGCCGCCTTGATCACCCCCCGCACACTCAGTGTTCTCCTCCTGGTGCTGTTTTTCTCCATAGTTTCTCTTCTCCCACTGGGATGGAACCCCAGGAGGCAGGGCCTTCTGTGTCCAGATGCCTGGAATGAGGCCTGGTatgcacagagcaggtgctgaaGAAACATTTATCAGACACATTGATCAGCAGCTTCGGGGCCACTGAGGAGCCTGCCCGCCCGCCTGTGCTGACATCTAATGACCCCACTCCCGGCCCTGCCGGGGCTCAGGCTCTGCACCTGCACGCAGGCTGCAGGCAACCTGGGAGGAGGGCCTGGCGGAGGTGCCTTTGATGCCTCACGGCCTCATTCTTTTCTCCCAGGAAACTATGCCCCAGACGTCTGTGGTCTTCTCCAGCATCCTCGGGCCCAGCTGTAGTGGACAGGTGCAGCCCGGCATGGGGGAGCGAGGAGGTGGGGTCGGCAGCTCCGGGGACCTCGTCTTCCAAGACGGACGTCTCATCTCCGGGTCCCTGGAGGCCCTGATGGAGCACTTGGTCCCCACAGTGGACTATTACCCCGATGTGAGTGCCCCGTGACTGGTGGGATCGACCTGGGCTCCCGGGGAGGCTGCTGCTGGGATGGAGAGGGAGGTCCCCCATCAGTCAGAGCTGGACGGAGAGGCACGGGAGGCGCAGGGCAGCAGGGAGCCCCGGCCCTACCTCCTGTGCTTTCCTGCTCCCTGCCACCCTGGCCCCCAGCCTAGGAGAGGGGAGCCGGCAGCGACTTCCCTGCTGTCCCCAGGCAGGTAGGAGGCGACCCTGGAGGAGCAGGAGGGGTCTAAGGGGCAAGGCCAGTGCTTCAGGGTCCTGGTGAGGGTCCACCCGTCAGTGTCCTGTCTCTGAGCTGGAAAGTTTGTTTTGTGCATGAACCGCAGTGGCTCAGAATGAAGAGGGTCGGCCCCTCCGTGCCCTCCTGGGCACACGCGTGTGCGGGCAGGACGGGCCTTTGCCAACCCGTATCCTCCCTCTTCATCTCAAGGTGACATTGGCGCGTTCTCGGAAGAGCGAGAAAGAGTTCCCTTGTCACTTGTGGCTTCCCTTCCGCCTCCAGTAGATGACGTCTCATAGTGGCAGTGGGGCTGTTACCTGCTCCCCTATGGgtgccccctccctcctgagggcagggccctgCGCATGGCCTCCGGGCGACAGATGGGGCTgcgagggagggtggggaggaattGCCCCCTTTACCCTCCAGCTGGGTTTCCGGGACTCCTggccgccccccccacccccaccagacatatcaggcctcctccctccctcctggggctCTGTCCACTCCTCTGTCTGTCCTTCCATCCACCCCGGAAATCCTCTcagggcctggctggggctggTGGTGCCGATGTGGCAGCTGAGGTCCAGGCGGCAGAGCCGGGGAGAGGGGACCCCAGGCCCTGAAGATGTCTGGAGCAGGACCGCGGTCCCCCAGGGGCTGGGACCTCCAACCCCAGTGCTGGTCTGTGCGACAGTGGCCTTgtgtggcggggggaggggcctCCCCTTCTTCAGGCCTGTCCCCGGGGAGCCTCAGCCAGCTCACCCAGTGTTGTCCCCAGAGTACTGTGCCCTGGGGTCCCAGCCGGCTTCCCAGGAGAGAGCCAAGGGGCGGTGGAGGTCGAACGGGGGTCCAGCTAGGCATCAGCCCGGCTGCCGAGCACCTGGGCTCCCCGCCTTTCCCTCACGGCCCGTGCCCTGCAGACGTGGGCGGCTGGGGACACGGCGCTCCGTCTGTCTCCCTGCTCCTCCTGCCTTGGGCTCTCCTCTGCCCCTGGCTGAGAGCTCCAAGGTGTAACAGGTGCAGCCTTCCTTCACGCTCTGAGCCTTCTGCTCAGGAGGGGCCCCTGAAGGTCCCACCACTGACGGGCCGGGCCCCTGGAGCACCCGTGCTGCACAGCCCAGGGACACCCTGCTGCTCCAGGGAGAGCCTCCCCAGCGGCCTCTGAGGGCTGCATCGGGGCAGGGAGGGCCTGAGGGCCGAGTCCCGATCTGGGAGGCTGCGTTAGGCTGGAGCACAGAAGACCTGCTCCTTTGGGCCTGGAGTGGAGGCCGAGAGTCCTGGGCCCCCCCGCCTGCAGCAGCCATGTGGCAGTAGATCACTGTCTGAGTCGAGTCTCCGGGAGACCCCAGGcagcctccccgcccccaggTCCGCCCTGTCTGCAGGCAGGGGCCTGGTAAATCCCACGTCAGCCAAAAGCTTCCAAGAGCCCTGGGCTCTGCTCCCTGCCGCCTTTCAGCCCAGACCAGGTGCACCCCTCAGCCTGCACCGCGACCAGGTGACGAGGACGTGCGGCCTTGGGACTGCGGGGCCCTGGTGTGGCAGGTGGGGACGGGGCCCACAGCTGGCTAGTGACCACACAGCGGCTTGCAGCAGCTCCCAATGTGGGGTCCTGGGGCCAAGGAggcccccaccgccccccagccaggccctgccccacTGAGCAGTGAGGATCTGTCACAGAGCAGGCTGGGCGCCTGGCCTGGGGAGCACCGTGGGCCAGGCCACAGGCCCACACAGGCCCGGAGACACCGCCAACATCCAGGTCCGGGTTTAGCTCCCGGCGTGGGGTAGGGGAGCATCCCAGCTGAGTAAAACCACTGGGACCGCTTGTCAGGGATACCTCTGAGAGCTGCTGCAAAGTGGGGTTTGATCTGTGCCTTGCACGGTGGGCAGGACTTGGGAGCagtgagagaggaggaagggcatTCGAGGTGAGGTAACCACGCAGAAGGTGACGCTGGGCCCGGGAGGCGGGGACCAGGCGGAGGAGCAGGCCGCGGCTATACCTGGGGGCCATGCCGGGCCCGACTCACTCTTCAccctctgtctctttccttcAGAGGACATACATCTTCACGTTTCTCTTGAGCTCCCGGGTCTTCATCCCCCCTCATGACCTGCTGGCCCGCGTGGGGCAGAtctgcctggagcagaggcagcagctggAGGCCGGATCTGATAAGGTAAAGGTGAACCCCCGGGCTGCTGCCCGTCTCCGTGCCCCTGGCTTCCCCGCTGGCTCATGCTTGGGAGAGAATGCTGCTCAGGACGGGGCCTGGCTGAGCCCGGcccgggcctctccctgctggggGCAGGTCTGCTTGTCTGGCCTCCTGACATCCCTGGAGCAGGCCTCCCGGGGGTCTGCAGGGGCGCCCACCTCCCAGGGCGCTGGATGGAACTGTGGCTAGAGGAGGAGGGTGGCGGCTGCTGGACTGGCCCCCTGGGCCCGCCCGGGTCTCCCAGGATGCCCCCACCCGGCCCTCCAGGGCTCCCCGGCAGCATGCAGCACCCTGCATGCTGTGAGCCAGCGGGTGCTCACACCCCCTCCCGGGGAAGGGCCATAGCAGACAGTCCTGCCGGCTCTCCTGCTCAGTGCCAGACACTCCGGAAGGGAGGGTCCGGCTCCAGCTGGTGGAGAAGCAGCCTGGGTCACTGCTCCCTCCATTCCCTGGATGGAACTGTGGCTAGAGGAGGAGGGTGGCGGCTGCTGGACTGGCCCCCTGGGCCCGCCCGGGTCTCCCAGGATGCCCCCACCCGGCCCTCCAGGGCTCCCCGGCAGCATGCAGCACCCTGCATGCTGTGAGCCAGCGGGTGCTCACACCCCCTCCCGGGGAAGGGCCATAGCAGACAGTCCTGCCGGCTCTCCTGCTCAGTGCCAGACACTCCGGAAGGGAGGGTCCGGCTCCAGCTGGTGGAGAAGCAGCCTGGGTCACTGCTCCCTCCAAAGGGGGTGGCGGGCAGCACCCTCAGGCTAGAGTTTTCAGAGACTCAAATAGGGCTGTTTTTCACTGTCATGTCTTCTGATTGAGTCGGGCTTTGGGCAGTCAAGATGGGTAAGAAACCACAGCTCATCCCTGAGGCCCTGGGGCAGGCCCGGGGTCTGGTGCGGAAGCAGGGCTGGTGGGCGTActgtcaaggtgctggcagggcctgTTCCGGATGACCTTCCCCTCTACCAGGCTGGACCTCCTGCCTCTGGAGGTTTGCAGCAAAGGTCTGTGACATCTGTGCCCTCTTCAGTCTCCTCTCCAGAGGGGCGCGTCCCTGGGTGTGCTGGGCAGGGACAGAGACAGGCACCCATTGCAGCCCGGAGATCAGGAAAGGCTCCTGAAGGCGTGGGTGGGGAGAAGCCAGAACAGTGTGAGTGGGAGATGAAATTCTAGGCTGAGGGTCAGCAGGGGGACAGTAGAAGCCTGAGAGGAGCCTGGGGTGAGCCCTCCCGCCTTCGTCTGTGATGACAGGCAGGGCAGGGCCTCTGAGAAGGGAATGCAGGGCTGTAGTTCCTGCTGAGTGCGGGGTGCAGCGGGCACCTGGGGGGAGTGTCAGCTGGGTGGAGGCAGCGGAGCAGAGGTGGGTGGAGGGGGGCAGGTAGGTGTAGGTGTGGGGAGTTGGGTCATGAAGGAGCTGGGCCCTGAGGGTAGTCAGGGCCGGAACGGTCCAGGGTGGCCAGGCAGGCACGGGGATCTGGTCAGGGCCAGGCAGGAGCCAAAGCGGGCATAGGAATGGTTTAGCGTACGTGAGCCAGCGCGGGGCTGGGCCTAGAGGACTGGCCGGGAGAGCATGGCCAGGCATCCCGCACCCCCTCCTTGGACTGTATGTGCGTGTGGACCTGGGCCAGTGGGAACTGGGGAGAGGATGCCTGGTGTGTCTGCGGCCCTTCCCAGCACTTGCCAACCTGCTTTTTACCGAGAGAAGGTGGCTGGGGTCTCTTGCTTAACGTTAATGATTTTGCTTGGTTTTCATCGTGTCCTTTTTTATGGGTAACTTCTAATTACAGCAAATGAAACTAATTTTCTGTGTCACGGTAGTGATAGGACAGgttctttgaaaatgaatttaagtgaaaaagagagCTGGCTTAAGGGGAATGTGAAGCAACGCAGGAATGACAAAACCGCAGGTGGACAGGGTGAAGGATGTCTTTACCCAGCAGCTCTCACCCCAGCGTCGGGGCAGAGGACACAGGTCCTGTGGGGGAATGGGTCAGAGGTGTTGCAGAAGTGGGGGTGCTTGTACCGCTTGTCATCTTGTCGCCCACTCTGGAGGGTCAGGCCTTGCTTTATCCCCCgacccccccaccctccccaggccaGGCTGAAGTCCTTCTCAGCCAAGATCGTGCAGCTACTGAAGGAGTGGACAGAGGCCTTCCCCTACGACTTCCAGGACGAGAAGGCCATGGCCGAACTGAAAGCCATCACCCACCGGGTCACACAGTGTGACGAGGTGAGGTCCTCCTCGGAGCCTGGCAGAGTTCCTTGTCTGAGGGAGGGGTGGGTCTTCAGGGACAGCTCTGTATGTGGTCCCCTTTGCTGTCACTCTCCCAAGAGGACTGCTGGGTGGCTCCATTTGCCCCTCAGCCCCATGAGGGCCGCTCAGCTGGCCAGCAACCGGCCAGACTTGCCCTTGGCATCCTGCGCACGTGGGAGACCCTGTGGCCCGAGTGGGGTGATCCCAGGCCCCACCTTCTCCCGCTCTTTGGGTGGGTGGAGTGGGGGCCTAGCGAGAGGCCTTGTCCGTCTTTCCTGGCTCCCAGCTCCCGCTTGGTCTGCAGCGTTGAGACGGGCCCTCCAGAGAGGTTGGTCCTGCCGCCGGCCCCCATTGCGGGAGCCTGGGCTCCGTGTGCTCAGCACTTTCTGCCTTCCTGAGGGCTCAAAGCCCAGGGAGagtggggcagagccagggctgctCCCACCCAGGGAAGGAAGGCTCCTAGTCCTGGAGGAAGCCCTTCCGGAGTCCCTCGTCCCTACCGTGGGCCCCCCCTACGGTGGAAAGGCCACGAGAAGTAGCTCAGCTGGCCGCCACCCAGAAAGCCATGCTTTTCATACCCAGAAGCCTAGCCCTGGCTTTCAGCTCCCTTCTCCTCAGGACGGCTGTGGAGTCACCCTCCCCTGCAGCCCTCGGCAGAGCCCACACTGTGCCCTACTCTGCCGTCAGAGGCCCAAGTGCTCATGGCAGGTCTGGGTAGGGGACGTGGGCTCAAAGTTAGACGCGTCCCTGGAGATGAGATGGGTTCCTCCGGCGCGGTGCAGGTCTTGCTGCCAGCCCAGGCCAGCACCTtctccacccccgcccctcccaggaGAATGGCACGGTGAAGAAGGCCATCGCCCAAATGACGCAGAGCCTGCTGCTGTCCCTGGCTGCCCGGAGCCAGCTTCAGGAGCTGCGTGAGAAGCTCCGCTCACCGGCCATGGACAAAGGGCCCATCCTCAAGGCCAAGCCGCCAGCCGCGCAGAAGGACATCCTGGGCGTGTGCTGTGACCCCCTGGTGTTGGCCCAGCAGCTGACTCACATCGAGCTGGTTAGTGCTGCAGTGCGCCCTTCCCAGAATGGGCTGGGGCGTGTTCACTGATGCTCACGCTGGCACCTTCCCAACATGACACCACAGGGCCTTCCCCTGCCGGCCGGACCGGGGTGTCGGGAAGCCCGCTTGGCAGCCCCAAGCGCTGCCTCTGGCGGCTGTGTGTCCACCTGAGCAGAGGGTTTCTTGGTACCTGGGTCCCCAGGATCACGGCAGCCCCATGTTAACGGGAGGGGCTGGGGCGATGGGGACTGCAGTGGCCTCAGGATGGAAGAGCAGCTTGGGAAGAGGTGAAGGGTTTCAAGGGGGACGGCTCTCCCCGCCCCGTCCCCTCATCCTGCTTGTGCCCGGGCTGGGCAGGGGCCCTGCACATAGCAGCCGCTGCTGAGGCTCTCGCCTCCCAGGGGAGGGCCTTCCAGACCCTGGGGTACATCTGGGGGGCCTGCCCACTGTCTGGGTGCTCTGATCGAGGAGGGGCCATGGCTGAGGGGCACGCCTGCAGGGAGGTCGTGACTGCTGCTCTGACACGCCCTCCATGCTGCGTGTGGGGCCTGCCTGAGGGTGGCAGGCTTGTCACTCCTCCTGGGCTGTCTCCCCGTTTCATCCAGGAGAGGGTCAGCAGCATCCACCCTGAGGACCTGATGCAGATCGTCAGCCACATGGACTCTCGGGACAAGCATAGGGTGAGTGGCTGCGGCGTGCTCCAGGGTGGCCGGGGGAGGGTGCGGGGGCCTTGCCCAGACGCCTGAGCGCCTCCGGAGTGTCGGGCCTCACAACCTGACGATGCACGTAGGTCTGGCCTTGCAGCGCCTGCCCCACAGCTCAGTGGACAGCCACGCAGGGTGCTGCATGCTGCCAGGGAGCCCTGGAGGGCCAGGTGGGGGCATCCTGGGAGACCCGGGCGGGCCCAGGGGGCCAGTCCAGCAGccacccccctcctcctctggccacagctccttctgagggctctgagggtggggctggggcggCAGCTACGGGCAGGGTCCTCGGGCTCCCTGTGACCTGCTGTGTCCCCACAGTGCCGAGGAGACCTGATTAAGACCTACAGCCTGGAGGCCTACGACAACTGGTTCAACTGCCTCAGCATGCTGGTGGCCACCGAGGTGTGCCGGGTAAGTGCCGTGCAGCGCACACAGCAGCAGGGCCGGCCTCATCTCCTCCTGACCCCACCGTGCCGCCTGGGGCTCTGACCCCTGTACCCCGCAGGGGACGGAACTTTGCAAGTGGAGATAGGAAGTTTTTATTGCCAGGGCCTTGGGAGCGCCAACCCCCAACAGTAATGCCTTAAATTACAACAGAGACCCATCCGGGGAGGCAGCCTGTGCCCAGCATGGCCTGTCAGCTCATCTGGGTCTCCCTTGGTCCTCTCAGACTACCCTCCCGCCTCTCTGCCCAGCATCGAAAATGCCACGGCTGCATTTCCTGCCTCTGCAGCCTGCGAGAATCCCTCCACCCCCGGCATGACAGCTCTGAGGGCCCAGGGCAGCTCCCTCCTGGGGAGGCCCCTCCCTAGGCCCAGGGCACTGCCCTTTGGGGGCTGGTGTGGTAGGGGATGACCCCTGGTGGGGACCGCGCTGAGCAGTCTGGCTGCCCTCCAGGTGGTGAAGAAGAAGCATCGGACTCGCATGCTGGAGTTCTTCATCGATGTGGCCCGAGAGTGCTTCAACATCGGGAACTTCAACTCCATGATGGCCATCATCTGTGAGTGTGCGGGCCCCAGGGGCTCCCCCTCCAGCACGGTGTGGCCCATCTCCTCCCGCCCTGACCCTAGCTGTCGCCCCCCCCGCAGCTGGCATGAACCTCAGTCCTGTGGCAAGGCTGAAGAAAACCTGGTCCAAAGTCAAGACGGCCAAGTTCGACGTCTTAGAGGTAGGCACCCTGTCTTGTCCCGAGTCAGCCTGAGGAGGGCTGGGCGTCCCATCACGCTCTGATCCCTTGCTGAGGGCCTGCTGCCCCGAGTGCCGTCTGATGTTGGGTGTGTCCGCTGACCTGGCCGCGGCGCCCCCAGAAGGCAGGTAGCCCATGCTCTCCTCGGCCCTTGGGCCTTGAGTCAGAACTGGCATCGCCTAAAGCAAAGCTTGGGGGAAAGATCAAGGAGTTTGTCGGCAAAAGCAGGCCGACAGCCCCAGGTTGGGCAGTGCCGACCAAGCAGAGACTGGCCTTTTTCTCGTTCGACTTCCATGGTCTCGGACCGTCTGGGGGGCCCAGGGGCTGAGAGGCGAGTCTACAGCCTTGACCAGATGTATTTGATCAGAGAATCCAGTTTTTGCAAGTGTGTGTCTTGTGGAGCTGGTCAGGTTTGGGAGGTGTCTGTGAAAGCACAAGGGCAAAGGAAGGTTttgaaaggaaggaggggagaccCAGACTtagcagggcagggaggaggtgtgTGTGAGCTTCAAGATTTCTCTACAGCTTGCCCCGTGATGCCTGGACCCAAAGCCAGAAAGTCCCAGCCCAGTGCTCAGACACGTGCCTCTGGGCTTCCTTCCCCTGTGCTCACTCCTGGAGAGGCGGCCTCTTCTGGTGACGGTACAGGGCCACCCTGAGCTGTTTCCTGTAAAGGGGCCTCCTGAGCAGCTCTGAGGGGTGCAGGGGGAGCAGTGCCCACCATATCCTCCCGTCTGCCCACAGCACCACATGGACCCATCCAGCAACTTCTGCAACTACCGCACAGCCCTGCAGGGGGCCACACAGAGATCCCAGATGGCCAATAGCAGCCGGGAGAAGATCGTCATCCCTGTGTTCAACCTCTTCGTTAAGGACATCTACTTCCTGCACAAAATCCACACCAACCACCTGCCCAATGGACACATTAACTTCAAGGTCAGCTCAGCCCCCTTGTGGTCTGAGGGGAGGGGGCCAGGCTGTCCCAGCACAGGGTAGGGCAGACTTCCTGGCCTTGCTTTAGGACAGGCAGAATCCGTCTGTGCCATGAGAGCTGCCAGGCCGAGGCCCTGTGGCAGAAGGGCCTTTTAGGACTGAAGGCTCCAGGGTGGGTCATGGGTGCCGTGACCTCAAGGTATGAGGGTGGCCCCAGTTCTGGGTGGATGATCTGGTTACAGTGCTAGGAGCCCGAGGGCCCCAGAGTGAGATCCTGGGGTGTTCTGGTTGGTGGGGCTGTGCTGGGTGTGGCTGGGACGCCTGCCTCAGCCTGGAG
Protein-coding sequences here:
- the RASGEF1A gene encoding ras-GEF domain-containing family member 1A isoform X3 → MFLEPQRTYIFTFLLSSRVFIPPHDLLARVGQICLEQRQQLEAGSDKARLKSFSAKIVQLLKEWTEAFPYDFQDEKAMAELKAITHRVTQCDEENGTVKKAIAQMTQSLLLSLAARSQLQELREKLRSPAMDKGPILKAKPPAAQKDILGVCCDPLVLAQQLTHIELERVSSIHPEDLMQIVSHMDSRDKHRCRGDLIKTYSLEAYDNWFNCLSMLVATEVCRVVKKKHRTRMLEFFIDVARECFNIGNFNSMMAIISGMNLSPVARLKKTWSKVKTAKFDVLEHHMDPSSNFCNYRTALQGATQRSQMANSSREKIVIPVFNLFVKDIYFLHKIHTNHLPNGHINFKKFWDISRQIHEFMTWTQVECPFEKDKKIQSYLLTAPIYSEEALFIASFESEGPENHMEKDSWKTLRTTLLNRA
- the RASGEF1A gene encoding ras-GEF domain-containing family member 1A isoform X1, whose product is MFLEPQETMPQTSVVFSSILGPSCSGQVQPGMGERGGGVGSSGDLVFQDGRLISGSLEALMEHLVPTVDYYPDRTYIFTFLLSSRVFIPPHDLLARVGQICLEQRQQLEAGSDKARLKSFSAKIVQLLKEWTEAFPYDFQDEKAMAELKAITHRVTQCDEENGTVKKAIAQMTQSLLLSLAARSQLQELREKLRSPAMDKGPILKAKPPAAQKDILGVCCDPLVLAQQLTHIELERVSSIHPEDLMQIVSHMDSRDKHRCRGDLIKTYSLEAYDNWFNCLSMLVATEVCRVVKKKHRTRMLEFFIDVARECFNIGNFNSMMAIISGMNLSPVARLKKTWSKVKTAKFDVLEHHMDPSSNFCNYRTALQGATQRSQMANSSREKIVIPVFNLFVKDIYFLHKIHTNHLPNGHINFKKFWDISRQIHEFMTWTQVECPFEKDKKIQSYLLTAPIYSEEALFIASFESEGPENHMEKDSWKTLRTTLLNRA
- the RASGEF1A gene encoding ras-GEF domain-containing family member 1A isoform X2; protein product: MPQTSVVFSSILGPSCSGQVQPGMGERGGGVGSSGDLVFQDGRLISGSLEALMEHLVPTVDYYPDRTYIFTFLLSSRVFIPPHDLLARVGQICLEQRQQLEAGSDKARLKSFSAKIVQLLKEWTEAFPYDFQDEKAMAELKAITHRVTQCDEENGTVKKAIAQMTQSLLLSLAARSQLQELREKLRSPAMDKGPILKAKPPAAQKDILGVCCDPLVLAQQLTHIELERVSSIHPEDLMQIVSHMDSRDKHRCRGDLIKTYSLEAYDNWFNCLSMLVATEVCRVVKKKHRTRMLEFFIDVARECFNIGNFNSMMAIISGMNLSPVARLKKTWSKVKTAKFDVLEHHMDPSSNFCNYRTALQGATQRSQMANSSREKIVIPVFNLFVKDIYFLHKIHTNHLPNGHINFKKFWDISRQIHEFMTWTQVECPFEKDKKIQSYLLTAPIYSEEALFIASFESEGPENHMEKDSWKTLRTTLLNRA